From Toxotes jaculatrix isolate fToxJac2 chromosome 7, fToxJac2.pri, whole genome shotgun sequence:
ACCATGACAACCTACATCACGCTGCTGATTGGTGATTTcctgagagctgtgtttgttcGTTTTCTCAACTACTGCTGGTGTTGGGACCTGGAGGCTGGATTCGTGAGTCATCTTTTCTAACTGATCACAGTGACTGTGCCTTTGAAATTCAACAGAGtctataatttatttattattacacaATAGAAATGTAGACCTTTTTCTAGAGGTGAATGGAAATACTGGCTATGAAAATATGAGTCATGGGATAAttatactttttcttttttgtgttttctgtgaaagcCATCCTACTCTGAGTTTGATGTCAGTGGCAACGTCCTGGGCCTGATCTTCAATCAAGGAATGATTTGGTAAGTTACACACATCTCATTCCTGTTATTTACACTAGTAGCACTGGTACAGGGGAAAACTAATTAGCAGTGAAGAGCAGCACTTTCAGCCTGATCTCcactccctcttttccttttcctgcagGATGGGTGCTTTCTATGCCCCCTGTCTGCCTGCCCTAAATGTCCTGCGGCTCCATGTGTCCATGTACCTGCAGTGCTGGGCTGTGATGTGCTGTAATGTGCCGCAAGAAAGAGTCTTCAAGGCCTCTGGCTCCAACAACTTTTACATGGCCATGTTGCTGGTCATCCTCTTCCTGTCCACTCTGCCTGCCATCTACACCATCGTCACCATTCCTCCGTCCTTTGACTGTGGACCCTTTAGGTAATTATGCTTGTTTAAGGGATCTGGCTTTTACAATTTGATTACTTGACTTTCTGTCACAACCATTCTCTTCTCCCTAGTGGGAAAAAGCGTATGTTTGATGTGATCCATGAAACGCTGGAGTCAGACTTCCCTGCTTGGTTTGGTAAAGTGTTCAGCTATGCCTCTAACCCTGGACTGGTGCTACCTTTCATACTGCTTATGGTGTGAGTCAGCAAACACTCAGCAGCAGGCTGCGTGAATATTTATTCATTGTGCAGTTGCAGATATCTTGCATGttgtcatcattttcttttagtGGTAAAGTCTGagtttttttataataataatctgtTATTTTATCTTTCAGACTAGCCATCTATTACTTGCAATCCACATCCAAAAGCTACAAAGAAGCTAATGTGGAACTGAAGAAAAAACTACAAACGGTAACCTGGATTtagatgtttttcctctcaaCATCACTCATAGCTATTTGGTCCTTTTAAATAGACTGAAATATATGAAGTTTACACTTGAGAATTTCACAGTACTCATAGTCAAGTGATGAGGGTGGAAGTTTCGGTCAAGAATGGGGAGAAAGAAAGTTCACAGTTAGAGGAAATATTAGATTTCTAGGCAAGTAAAAGGAAGACATTCTCAGGGACTTGgatttgttgtctgtttgtcttctaTTGGTTCTGACTTATAGGATTTTCCAATGTATTCTAGCAGCTTTGAAGCTTCCCAAAGTGTGTTGATGCACAAATAGACCCCTGGAGGCCACTGTGGTATCTGACTGTGACCACTGTGGTTGTACTGGTATCATCactccagcagagagcagcagagtaaCAGCTCAAATGTGCCCAAAACCCAGAGGGCTTGACAATTAACACTCATTGTATTGTTTGtcaaaagtcaaataaaaatcCATGTAATTTTCCATATGTCTGATAACTGCCTGTGTGTCCCTTTCAAgcaaaatgaggaaaacaagaagaagaacaaacgAGCAGCGCTGAAGGCACAAATGGATCTGGAGGAGGCCAGAAAAGCAGCATCACAGGCcacagagcaacaaaacaacaacgCTTCACTACAAGACCGAGAAAGTGAGAGGATTTTTAACACAGGATAAGAACACAGATtgagtgtgaaaaacaaaaaacaatctaTTAAACTCAGGCAAAATAACtaattttttgttaaatttcaaGAATATATCTTAATTTTCCTTCACTTAGGAACTTTGGCTCTGGTCTCAGATTATGGGGGattaaaactgagaaaatgtagTAAAAAGGTTATTAGAAAAGTCAAAACTACCACCGAATACATCAGTTAATTATACTACAAGTTTAATAATCAACATAGAGTataaaaataaagctttattCTTTTCCTTTAACCTCCAATCagtcagtaaagaaaaacaaaagttttgcATTCTTTACCACAAATTGTTTGataaaagtaaacacaaaacTTAATTTACATTATTCCTCTCCCGCATCATTTCCCCCCTGTGTTTCAGCAGATGGGGAAGAAAACAGTGGCAGTAATCGGAGGCCGTGTCATGGGAAGAATGGACgcaaccctcctcctcctcctgatggAGACAGAGAATGGCAACTTCCAGCCACCAGAGCCCATGTCCCTAGGACCTATCACCACGGTGACCATGGGGCTCCTGGGTACCTGCCCGGTTTCTCTCGGCAAAGCGAACCCAGGATGTACAGGGTGCCGAGcctgcagagacactgagggagTGAAAAACAGGGAAGTAGCAAATGAGACTCAAAAGAAAGCACTTTATTGTGAAACTGATGTTTAGATGCACGCTATGAGCTGCACTAAGATACTGAgtttaaacactgttttcatttcaaattacagtagcagctgttgttttgtttactaGATGAATGTTAACAAGAGCAGGATATTATTATCTTTAAATCTGTCTTTTGAAACCACTAATTAGTAAATTACATCTGTAGTATTAATTTgaaaattgttgttgttgtctttaaaGCAGCAGGAAATGATAGTACAGGCAATAACCACACTTTAGATGTTGTTGTTAACCTCCGTCAATTTCCTGACAAACCAGATCAGTTATAATCAAAACTATAATTATTTTAAAGCAATGTGACATGTATTTTGCTCTTGGCGTCTCAGACTCTGAGTGAAGCTGTCCTCGGACTTGCGACTGGGCCAAAGTACTAAACAATTCATTAGACATGGGGGCCATTTAACCTAGCTAGCTAGGCTTAAATAGATCCATTGCTCAACTCTGGCTGGACTTACACACTCAacttaaatctgtttttctgctgtatGAAACAGACCTGACACACTGAGGAAGCACTGATTTGGAAAGCTgacataaaaagtaaaaaaataaaaatctaatttgtTCAACTGCATGGCTATATCCAGTGTCCTAGTATCTGATTCTACTCTGCATTTGTTGGATGCTGAACAGTCCCTGTCAATCATTCTGTCATTTtactcacctgtcagtcaaataAGTAACAGTGTTCATAGCTGGTGTCCCATTACTTAAACTTTATTAACCTGAAATTCTCTATATAGATAGTCATTAAAAGTCTTGTCTTGTAGAGATTTAATTGAAATTCAAGATCTATGCATTATAAGGGTTACCACTGATGAATAAGTGCTATGTCTAAATAATTTAAGACAACAACCAAACGAGCTCATAAGGCCACTGACATTAAATCACAGTGACAATCAGACCCACTTTCATTGATGCTCATCATCAATTTATGGCAAGTAAGCATTAAGTATTAATTCTGCCGTTATGTGAGACCCAGAGGATGAAGTAAGTCCCGATGCTTTATCCTTTCATCGTGAGCCAAGGATTGTCACTCACATTATTAAATGAAGACTGAGGAGACTTTGACAAGGAGACAAGTAAACCCTGCATCTTCTCTGTCTACTGGAGACTCTGTCATAATCTACCTTGCTCTTATGTATCCAGGTAATACCAACCACTCTGGTGCCCGCCGTTTCACCCTCCTACTGGAGTTGTGTTTTGGCTCCGTCCCAGTCTCCCTCCATGAGGGCACAATGTGGCAGAAAACTGAGCCATGACAGGTTGCACACTACCGGATATCTCTATGTCCGCTGTACCACAAAGGGCATCTCTTATGCCCTTATACAAACACTGATTTGACTGCTCAGAGTCAGAGGGTGAAGTGGTGGAAAGTTAGACCCTTTTTAGTTAATGGATCTTAAGAATAAATGCATCTAGGCCAAAGTACAGTGTAGTGAGAAGGAAGCATGATGGAGAGGAGATTTGAATGGTTGCGGGAAGTGGAGGGAGGATGATCAGGACgaggagcaagaggaggagctggatgaGGAGGACATGAAAAGCTCCAACCCTGAGGTCTTAGCTTGTCTTTCAGGTATAAGCCTTCAAGCCAGCATTAATATATTCCCCAGAAGACTGTTGCTCTCTGTGTTAGCTGCATAGCAGCCAAGCGTCTCTTGTTTCCTCCTGCATTATTCAAAAGGTCAGATCTGACATTTGACCATAACCACACAGGTAGTCCCTGCATTTTACTTGTTTGAAACACATAACGCGGACAATTCAGGCTACACTGTTAATCCCCTATGTCTCACTTTCATGCCCTTTCACCACTATTATAAAAACTCTTGATGAAAGGACCGCTCCACATTCTTCAAGTATGtctaaaaaacttttttttttttttttttttaaagaaaaagtacTGTAACCACATCACTCACATTGGACTTCTCCTTTAATGGACGGTTTGTAGAacactttattttgaatgaCACATTCGCTGTAGTGCAATAAGTCTTACATGTTCATTTTGAGTGTTTGCTTGTGAGTCAAACTGGACACTGTGTACAGTATTCACATACAGTGACTTGTTTCACTTGTCACTCAGGATTACTTAAGCTTTCATCCAACTTTAATGAGATCTGACCTTTATGTCTACATTTGCTCTGGTGTCTCCTTTCTGGATCCCCAATGAAGGATGGCAAATGTCCAACCATCAGTTTTAGTTGTCAGAGCTGTTTCCTTGTATGATCACAGTATGTGACAGTAATACTGTAAGTTAAATTTGAATGAACATTGGCATTAAAGAATGTGGACTGTGTCTGTTCTCTTGTTGCTCTAATCAAATATCAATTAGCATTTTGACTGACAAGCCCATTGTCTGACCCGGGGCGCCTGATTATTATCTAATGGACTGCGTGTCTTTGATGGTTGTCAAGGAGCCCAGGCTTTGAACAGCCTAAACAGAGGAACACCCGTTcctgcgcgcgcgtgtgtgtgtgtgtgtcctggcttTTTGACATAGTACCTTCACAGGAGCATTGGCTGCTCATACTGAGTGACTCATGGATGGAGATGAGGCAGAGTCTGAAGTGATCAGAAGACAAGAAGAGTAAGAGGGAGCCAGAAGAATGCCtccaaagaggaaaaatgaTGCTGTGCTTAAGGTGGAAGACGGTGAGAAGATTTTTAAAATAGCTTTTTCTCACAATCAATTTTCAGCTTTAAACCGTCACCTCAGTCATTAAAAAGGTGACTTTAAACAGTCACCTTTTTAATGACTGAGGAAAAAGTCAATTTTGAATACTTGAGATTTATTACCTGAatttatgttttcatatttttgttcaCATGTTCCAGTTGGGATGGAGGTTGATGCTGTGATAGACAGTGGAAGTGAAGGTGAGTTTTGTAGGACAATCTTCATTTGTCTTTCATTAGCAATACAGTTAGATTGTCCTGGATGTGGATGTGGTTTGTCACAACACAATGGTGTAAAGGACTAAACAGACATAAATTACtgcttgtttttccttcttttgtctctttccttcAAGATTATTTGCAACTTTTTcaaattttcctttttgtataaacatgtgtacatgtgtgtctcaGATGAAGCCAGGAGGAGAAGTAAAAACAGAAGAGTCAAGCCACAACGTAGAGCCAAACGGGTcagtgatgatgaagaagatgaggaggatgaggacgaaGCACCACGGAAAAGAGGGCGAAAGAAGAGGGCTAAGCCCCGAGACAGTGACGAAGACAACGAGGAAGACAACCGGAGTGTGAAAAGCAGAGGATCAAAAGCGTCCAGGAGGAGAGCTGCCAAGGAGGACAGCGATGAAGACAGCGAAGACAAccaggagaaaaggaaaaaaggagggagagcagtgtccaaaaaggagaaggaggagcagaaTAAGGAGAAGAAGGGAAATGTTAAAGGGAAAGAAGGGAAGGACAAAGATGATGAGAAgggcaagaaaaagaagaatgggAAGTTGAGCAGGTGTAGTATTCTCTGAGAGCTGTCTCTCACCTACCTGCACGCTCCACACACCTGTACAGGCTTTCTCCATGCAGTCTCATGCAGACTCCAGGCAGACTCTGCTGACATGAAGCTATTGTATGTGCCACATATTCAGGgagatgaaacactgaaaaattacattaataatCATTACAACACAGAATACACACTTGTTTCCCTGAATATACGGCACTTACAGTGTATATGATTTTTGATGTGGCATATCAGCAAACCATCTAATAGCCCTGGATTTTATGTGCATTAACAACCAAATGAGTAGCAACGAGTTAATTATTCACTGgaccaggtttttttttgtgtgtgtgtgtgagtatgacaGAAAAGGTTAGATCATCATCCTATCAGATGTTTTACAAAACACTTAAAATTCAGTTACAGTGAAGAAGTTTGAGTGATAAAGATTTTTGGCTGCTGTGATGGACGGTGAACTCCTCATTTGTTCATCCATTATTTACTGCAGCCTTAAAACAAAGGCAACGGGACAAAACATCCTGAGACACCACATCTTCCTACTGTTTCACTGGGAGTGTTTGGTGGTTGGCTGCATTTTAGAGTAGCCGACCTGACTATAGAGTGTCAAGAAAGAAGATCTGAATATTAACGAAAGAATTTTATAGAATTTTAACAAAGGAAGTCAAATCCATACCATAACTCTGAAGACTTCTCATGAAAATTATTTCATGTAATGATTTAATTTGAGTGTAACCTTTTAAAAACGTTTTTACAAAGTGCTGCGTAGAAGTTAAAAGAAACCCTTTAAAAGTGTCTGCCTTTAGCCTGTGAGGCTTTCAACAAATTTGTCAAATttgtttgattcatttttttttttttttttttgtgaccgCGACAGCAGAAAGCATGCTGACATCaagaaaattaaacacaatTTTTAAAACCTGGaataattattttgttgtgGCCACACTGAGGCAGAGTGAACAATCTGTGAATACAAAACTGACACGTAAGTTAAGTTAATACAGCAAACTTGTGAGACTTGTATCTCCACCCCATTTTCAGTTGTGGCCATTTGGAACAGCTATTGAACATGTTTCCTCTAGATGTGGTTGGATAACAAACTACTTGTTTCTACAGTAACCAGGCCTTTAGATCCTGTAGCCATGCTAGTGCCTCTTTGATGCAGTACTGAAGCACAGCAGGGCTTTAAACTAAATGCTGACATTATGATATTTAGCTGTCACAGCATTTTCAAATTAGCTTCTTAGCACTAAATTTAATAAAATCACCAGAAGGTGCTCATTTTTTGATGGTCAAAGCGATTTTAAATAGCACGAAACATGAGaccaacaaaataaacaaactttcTTATGCGTCTTATATGAGTATATTCTTAAGAGGTGAGCTTCACTGAGTTTCTGCTCTTCCTCTATTTTGTAAAATTGTTCACATGCAGATAAGTTTTAAGTTTTGGATTTCCAGCTATTGGTGTAGCTGCTGCAGTCTGATCCTGTAGCGCCATTTCATAGCCATGGCACTTGACAGCTCTTTCCCTTCAtcagctcctcttcttcctccgaGTCTGATGAAGAATCGATGTCGGAGGGAGAGATCGCAGCCCTGAAGGAACAggtagaggagaagaagaagctgatcGCTACGTTAAGAAACAAACCCTGGCGGATGAAGAGGAGACTCATAGTGctcaagtaaaaacaaaacccaaaaccaGTGGCCAACTTTAACTCACATCCTCAGACTGTTTGCTTGTGACAACTGTACTATCTGGTTGTTGTTGCGGCTGCATTTTGTTCTTtatgcttgttttattttggtatttaGCTTGttactcatttgtttttttccactttccttAATGCTTACCATCACTCATGTCATGTACATGTGATGTTGATTGTGCATTATTAAAACTTGTTCATTGATACTTTAGCTGTTTGATACTTCTctttgtcagtgctgtgatcTATAGACTGTCAAAACTACTTTGGACAAGAACAAAGTGGAAATGTTTTACACAGAGGTCAGAGCAGGTTTCCTATGACCCTGTTTTGTCATATTACACGTCAAAGCTATCATGATTTCAAGAAACTGCTCAATGGCTTTGATATAATGCTTACACATACAAGACTTTCTTCTTTGCTGTAGCATGCCAGGGTCTGCCTGTTTAATtctgcacagaaacaaatgCACTCAACAACTCAACCAAATCTTTAAACCCTTGAAACCTCTGAAAATGATTAGATccaggcagttttttttctctgctaacatttaaagttttattcagTTACAAATTATCTCCCCTCTGTGAGAtgcacaacagaaacatgatcaCAGCTGTCTATAAATCTCACTGCAGCACGAACAAGGCTGGCTGCAGTTCAGCCTGTTAAACATCTTCAGGGTGAGAAGGCTGCCTTGTCCGGGCAAAGGCTGGGAGTTGTGTAGGttagtgtatttgtgtgtgtatgtgaggcaGGTGTGTATGTTTCTCTATCTGCAGATCAGTGTAAGCAAGATTCTGGTAAGGGAACATGATAGGCGAGCTTGACACTGTTTAATGCATGTTGTTGTGGCTGACTGACCTCCTGCTTGCCAAGCCTAAGTAGTAATGTTTCATCAATCAGTAAATCATCCTTCACCTGTTGTTTTAACATCCTGTTACCTCTAACTAATTCATTCATTGGTTGAGTGAGTCAcggttttctgtgtttttttctggctggTCACACAGGGAGGCCCAGGAGTTTGTTGAAGAGTTTGAAGGAGCTCTTGGGaaaggaagaggcaggaagcTGTATGCGTTCAAAGTCATGCTGACAAAGGTAATCAGTTCATGTTACAGCTAGGTTGGTACTCAAAgatacaataatataaaattcaTTAGTTTATACTGTGGATGATATTgcaaaaattttaaataaaattttaaacatttaaaatgttttttttttccctcagaaaCTTATCAAGTTTAAACGTGACTTTGAGAACTTCAAAACAGCCTGTATACCCTGGGAGAGAAAGATAAAGGAAGTAGAAAGTTGGTACCACAACAACTTTCTCTGAAAAATAATCACTGAGCTATAATCTGAGCTATGATCTTACGGTTTATAATAGGCTGTCTTCATATTTCCAAGTCACGTTCCCTGTTTTCCCAATTATAGGTCACTTTGGGTCCTCTGTGGCAtccttctttatttttctgaggTGGATGTATGGTCTGAATCTGGTCCTTTTTGGGTTCATGTTTGGCCTGGTGGTGCTTCCTGAGGTACGGCCATTCTCATAATGCGTGTCAGCAGGCAGGTGATGCCTGGTGTAGCAGACATTGTATATGTTTTCAaatctctctcctttctcaaCCCCAaccctctcctctgtgtttagGTCCTTATGGGTCTTCCCTATGGCTCCATTCCCAGGAAGACTGTCCCCCGAGACGAGCAGGCGACAGCCATGgacttctctgtgctcttcGACTTTGGTGTGAGGATCTTAGCTTCATTTCTAAGTTTATAATACCTGATTtaacttatgaagacaggtggATGATATTTACCATGGAAGGATAAAACAAATCTGTATGACAAGAAAGACGTGGTGTACCATATATAAACTGCGTTGCCAAATTACTGGAATGGCCATAGAAATGGCTACTGGTCCAACActtttggtccagactgaataTCTCAGCAACCATTAAATGGGtggccatgaaattttgtgcagacattcatggtgccaAGAGGGGGAATCCTAATGACTCTGGTGATCCCGTGAATTTTCCCCTAGCACCAACATGAGGTTTAGATCTGTGATTTGAGGGAAATATCTTAGCCAAAACGTACAGTCTCATAGAGCTGTTAGCATGTAGACTGAAGACTTTAACAAGATGTTACTATTTTATTTGCtgtattttaactttaaaaaaaaaaaaaaaaaagtgcataaatGTCCATAAGTTTGGGTGATTCTTTGTATCCCTCATCAACAGGGATACTGCAAGTACTCCTTTTTGTTCTATGGCTACTACAACAATGAGCGAACGATTGGACTGCTGCAGTTCAAACTCCCTCTGTCATACCTGCTTGTGGGTGTTGGCATCTTTGGATACAGCCTGATGGTTGTCATTAGAACGTAGGCAAGACACACAGGTCCTTCAGTCTGATGTACAGTACGTGTATGCAGATGGAGATGTTTGAcgatctgtctttcttttcaggATGGCTCGTAACTCAAATGAAGGAGGAGATGGGGCGGAGGAGGGAGAGTTCACCTTCAGCTGGAAGATGTTCACCAGCTGGGACTTCCTCATAGGAAACCCTGAGACTGCAGACAATAAGTACGCCTCAATTACCACCAGCTTCAAGgttagcaggtgtgtgtgtgtatgtatttgtgtttggaGAATGAACATAGGAACATGACAATGTTTTTtgaggctttttttctctcttactttTACGAATAATTTCATGACTGTCATGCATACAACTCACATCTGAAGTCACAAAAGGTATTCTGGGAAATGATGATCTTGAGATTGATGGAAAATGGGTATATCAAGAAATTAGAAGactaaaagaaatgaaatactGGAACATTTCAGAATCATAAAGTATCATTACAGACGAGCAATATACAGGTAACATGGCTAAACAAAAAACTTGAGGAAACTTAAATGCATCTTTACTCATTTGACCATTTTAATCTAATTTACCCCTTCTGTAGGAATCCATTGTGGATGAACAGGAGAACCAGAAAGATGAGAACATCCATCTTCGACGGTTCCTCAGGGTTCTTGCGAACTTTCTGATCCTGTGCTGCCTTGGAGGCAGTGGATACCTCATCTACTTTGTGGTGAAACGTTCTCAGGAGTTTGCtgagatgaagaaagaagaTCTCTCGTGGTTTGAAAAGAATGAGGCAGGTTCAGACATTCAAACTTCTTCTGCTTGAGTTATCATATGATTATTCTAATGTGAACACAAGGAGCTATGGAAATGACTGAGAGCCGATTCTCGCAATTAACTAAAAACGAGAtttgtacccccccccccccctctcgtCTAATGTATCAGGTGGAGTTTGTGATGTCTCTGCTGGGCCTGGTGTGTCCTCCTCTGTTTGAAACAATTGCAGAGTTGGAAGATTATCACCCTCGAATTGCCCTTAAGTGGCAGCTGGGTCGAATCTTTGCCCTCTTCCTGGGAAACCTTTACACCTTCCTCTTTGCCCTGTTTGATGAGGTTACTGCCAAGGTATGATGTATGACCATGAGGTATTTATACATATTTGGGCTTTTAAAACCCATGTTAGTGGACATCATCTTATGTGACGAGAGTAACTAGATCTTTGATATGGTTGCTCTGGcttttgatattttatagaATTAATTCTTGCAGATGGCTGTAACTATGTATTTAACAGTCAGATATGAACAATTCCTTTCCTGTGAACTGTGCATGTCCCTGTGTCCAAACTGTCTGACAGTAATTTGAGTTTGATTAACTTTGCctattctttattttctgttctttagTTGGAGAGGGAGAAGTCAATCAAGAATGCCACCGAATGGTCTTTGAATCAGTATTATGCCAACTACACCTACCACTTCAACACGACAGATGtgcctcctccagctgtgaACCCAGCCGATGTCGTCAGAGGACCCTGCTGGGAAACTGGAGTGGGAATAGTCAGTACAATAGCTAACTTTTACTCTATTTGCTGCATCAATCTTCTTGTTTACCCAAGCGTCTGATTTCATCGATCGGGTTGTATTTGTTCTTATTTCTTTGACTTCTCCctggtttcttcttctgtttagGAATTTGTGAAGCTGATCGTGTCAGACATGCAGGTGACCTATCTGACAATCCTGATTGGTGACTTTCTGCGAGCTCTCATTGTTCGCTTCCTCAACTACTGCTGGTGCTGGGACCTGGAGGCTGGATTCGTGAGTACTcgcagtgtgtgtcagtgggacCGGTTAGATTGCTAGtctcagttttcatttgtttggttaaattaaataaagaattattgtttttttctttttacctatccaacaaaacattacattacGTTGATGTCCCGTGCTTTAAACCATCCTTTACATCAATGTGACA
This genomic window contains:
- the tmc2b gene encoding transmembrane channel-like protein 2-B, with amino-acid sequence MPPKRKNDAVLKVEDVGMEVDAVIDSGSEDEARRRSKNRRVKPQRRAKRVSDDEEDEEDEDEAPRKRGRKKRAKPRDSDEDNEEDNRSVKSRGSKASRRRAAKEDSDEDSEDNQEKRKKGGRAVSKKEKEEQNKEKKGNVKGKEGKDKDDEKGKKKKNGKLSSSSSSSESDEESMSEGEIAALKEQVEEKKKLIATLRNKPWRMKRRLIVLKEAQEFVEEFEGALGKGRGRKLYAFKVMLTKKLIKFKRDFENFKTACIPWERKIKEVESHFGSSVASFFIFLRWMYGLNLVLFGFMFGLVVLPEVLMGLPYGSIPRKTVPRDEQATAMDFSVLFDFGGYCKYSFLFYGYYNNERTIGLLQFKLPLSYLLVGVGIFGYSLMVVIRTMARNSNEGGDGAEEGEFTFSWKMFTSWDFLIGNPETADNKYASITTSFKESIVDEQENQKDENIHLRRFLRVLANFLILCCLGGSGYLIYFVVKRSQEFAEMKKEDLSWFEKNEVEFVMSLLGLVCPPLFETIAELEDYHPRIALKWQLGRIFALFLGNLYTFLFALFDEVTAKLEREKSIKNATEWSLNQYYANYTYHFNTTDVPPPAVNPADVVRGPCWETGVGIEFVKLIVSDMQVTYLTILIGDFLRALIVRFLNYCWCWDLEAGFPSYGEFDISGNVLGLVFNQGMIWMGAFYAPGLVGLNVLRLLCSMYYQCWAVMSCNVPHERVFKASRSNNFYMGLLLLVLFLSLLPVVYTIMTLPPSFDCGPFSGQEKMYDVVIETIEQDLPSFIGNIFTYATNPGLIMPAVLLMVLAIYYLNAVSKGYQQANADLKRKMQMARDEEKNRRNNKDSTNQVMKDLEDLLPNKSLIPPPTEEEPPPPDVVIEKGSKSPKTKPGAAGKGVNLQKDVSLAAPNPRGPVTRAPGPRGGPPGNARGPQPGPGRGRGRGGPPRH